A stretch of the Calderihabitans maritimus genome encodes the following:
- the cpaB gene encoding Flp pilus assembly protein CpaB, whose product MNSKRIFVFALVLGLLAGGTTYWYLLKLKESWKETWKTVKVVVAAENIAPGEVIKESMVQEKEIPFSFVLPGTVSSKEELIGAITRQNLYAGEQVLWDRVVKDTEEASELAYHISPGLRAVTIAVDEISGVAGLAQPGDRVDVIAIVRTSESGDELGTGAVVLVQNVKILAVGQKRENQREEINSSLRSVTLEVSAEEALRLILAAEVGRLHLILRSVTDKERVSLPVQRATDLLP is encoded by the coding sequence ATGAATAGCAAGAGAATTTTTGTTTTCGCCCTGGTGCTGGGTTTACTGGCTGGCGGCACAACCTATTGGTATCTCCTGAAGTTGAAAGAGTCTTGGAAAGAGACCTGGAAAACTGTCAAAGTGGTTGTGGCGGCCGAAAACATTGCCCCAGGAGAAGTGATTAAGGAGTCAATGGTGCAGGAGAAAGAAATACCATTCTCTTTTGTTTTACCGGGAACGGTATCCAGTAAGGAAGAGCTCATCGGAGCCATAACCAGGCAAAATCTATATGCGGGAGAACAGGTATTGTGGGACCGGGTGGTTAAGGATACGGAAGAAGCATCGGAGCTGGCTTACCACATTTCTCCTGGCTTGAGAGCGGTAACTATCGCTGTTGATGAAATATCCGGTGTGGCCGGATTGGCTCAACCAGGTGATCGGGTAGACGTAATAGCTATTGTCAGGACTTCAGAAAGTGGGGACGAACTCGGTACGGGAGCGGTAGTGTTGGTCCAAAATGTGAAAATACTGGCCGTGGGTCAGAAACGGGAAAACCAGCGAGAGGAGATCAATTCCAGTCTGCGCAGCGTTACTTTGGAAGTTTCTGCGGAGGAGGCTCTGCGCTTGATACTTGCCGCCGAAGTGGGGCGGTTACATCTGATACTTCGGTCAGTGACAGATAAAGAAAGAGTTTCTTTACCGGTTCAGAGAGCTACCGACCTGCTGCCATAA
- a CDS encoding response regulator, producing the protein MKQITVLVVDDVAQTRKDISRLLYFEDDITVIGEAENGEEAVKMAENLKPDIVLMDVNMPLMDGIAATEAISCHVPETSVIIISIQGEQEYLRKAMMAGASEYLVKPFSGDELAGTIRKVYAARRKREGGTKVAETRLVEKEERGKIIAFFSGKGGVGKTTLATNFAVALARSEKGKVVLVDLDLQFGDIALFLNLDPRRTISGLVQEKDQMDDELMESYLIPHFSGVKILAAPSFPQEAELVSWEDVEQILEYLKEKYQYVIVDTACFFHDINISLLDVADHILLVTARDLASLKNLRSLAEILEQLQYHQKVGVVVNRLGSAGEVEGSIFKKALKYPVVGQIPEASKLVTESVNQGIPVVLRRGTAPFTVKIFELVGEVVGKNKVSFNRGFPIRVFWNKVLGMVLD; encoded by the coding sequence GTGAAACAAATCACCGTGCTGGTGGTGGATGATGTAGCTCAAACCAGGAAGGATATCAGTCGTCTGCTGTATTTTGAAGACGACATTACCGTAATAGGTGAGGCGGAGAACGGGGAAGAAGCCGTCAAGATGGCGGAGAATCTAAAACCTGACATAGTTTTAATGGATGTCAATATGCCTCTGATGGACGGGATTGCAGCTACCGAAGCTATTTCCTGCCATGTCCCTGAGACCTCGGTAATCATTATCTCCATTCAAGGAGAGCAGGAGTATTTGAGAAAAGCTATGATGGCAGGCGCAAGCGAATATCTGGTAAAGCCTTTCAGCGGTGATGAACTGGCGGGCACCATTCGTAAGGTATATGCCGCCCGTCGAAAGCGAGAGGGAGGTACAAAGGTAGCGGAGACACGCTTAGTTGAAAAGGAAGAAAGGGGCAAAATTATTGCCTTTTTTTCCGGAAAAGGTGGTGTTGGTAAAACAACTTTAGCTACGAATTTTGCCGTAGCCCTGGCCCGGAGCGAAAAAGGAAAGGTTGTACTGGTGGATTTAGATCTGCAATTCGGCGATATCGCCCTGTTCCTTAATTTGGATCCCCGGAGAACTATCAGCGGACTGGTCCAGGAGAAAGATCAGATGGATGATGAACTAATGGAAAGCTATTTGATACCCCACTTTTCCGGTGTCAAGATACTGGCGGCTCCCTCTTTTCCGCAGGAAGCGGAGTTAGTTAGCTGGGAAGACGTAGAACAAATTTTAGAGTACTTAAAAGAGAAATATCAATACGTGATAGTAGATACAGCCTGCTTCTTTCACGACATTAATATTAGTTTGTTAGATGTAGCTGATCACATACTGTTAGTTACAGCAAGGGATTTGGCCAGTCTTAAAAACCTGCGGAGTTTGGCAGAAATATTAGAGCAACTGCAATATCACCAGAAAGTCGGTGTGGTAGTGAACCGATTGGGCTCGGCAGGCGAGGTTGAAGGTAGCATTTTTAAAAAAGCTCTGAAATATCCGGTGGTTGGACAGATACCCGAGGCTAGTAAGTTGGTAACTGAATCTGTAAACCAAGGCATACCCGTGGTGCTGCGCCGAGGGACGGCACCTTTTACAGTTAAGATATTTGAACTAGTCGGGGAGGTAGTTGGCAAAAATAAAGTATCCTTCAACCGCGGTTTCCCGATACGTGTTTTTTGGAATAAGGTTCTGGGAATGGTTTTAGATTAA
- a CDS encoding CpaF family protein, producing MSLLRRLEKKDRSEERQRRTGSDSETSAVENFKMRAHQRLVEELGEERIDKEQLLPKIMAVVEEMFEEEQLFFSRSERNSIVQELLHEVLGYGPIQPFLNDATVSEIMVNGPRQVYIERNGKLELTDVQFRNNEHVLNIIEKIVNPLGRRIDESMPMVDARLPDGSRVNAIIPPLALNGPILTIRKFSHKPLEAGDLIRFGTLTQAMASFLEACVRARLNIIVSGGTGSGKTTTLNVLSSFIPHHERIITIEDAAELHLRQEHVVSLETRPPNVEGKGTITIRDLVRNALRMRPDRIVVGEVRGGEALDMLQAMNTGHDGSLTTAHANSPRDLLSRLETMVLMSGMDLPVRAIREQIASAVDLIVQQSRLRDGTRKITHITEVQGMEGEVIVLQDIFVYEQTGVEGDGKVLGRFRATGIRPRFMPRLEAMGIRLPDDIFSRADW from the coding sequence ATGTCTCTTTTAAGACGGCTGGAGAAAAAAGATAGAAGTGAAGAACGCCAGCGTAGAACGGGTAGTGATTCTGAAACTTCTGCGGTAGAAAATTTTAAAATGAGGGCACACCAAAGATTAGTGGAAGAGCTGGGGGAAGAAAGGATAGATAAGGAGCAGTTGTTACCTAAGATAATGGCAGTGGTAGAGGAAATGTTTGAAGAAGAACAGCTTTTTTTCTCCCGTTCGGAAAGAAATTCGATTGTGCAGGAGCTTTTACACGAAGTTCTCGGGTACGGCCCTATTCAGCCGTTTCTAAATGATGCTACTGTTTCGGAAATTATGGTAAATGGTCCTCGGCAAGTATACATCGAAAGGAATGGAAAATTAGAGTTGACTGATGTACAGTTCCGAAATAATGAGCATGTTCTGAACATTATTGAAAAAATAGTGAATCCCTTAGGCCGACGGATTGATGAGAGCATGCCTATGGTAGACGCCCGGCTTCCTGATGGTTCCCGGGTAAATGCTATTATCCCTCCCCTTGCTCTGAACGGACCTATACTGACTATCCGCAAGTTTTCCCATAAACCCTTGGAAGCAGGAGACCTGATCCGGTTCGGGACACTCACCCAAGCTATGGCTTCGTTCTTGGAAGCGTGTGTCCGCGCCCGTCTAAACATTATAGTTTCCGGCGGCACTGGTTCCGGAAAGACTACTACCCTTAACGTTCTTTCTTCCTTTATTCCCCATCACGAACGGATTATCACTATTGAGGACGCGGCAGAGCTGCATTTGAGACAAGAGCATGTGGTTTCGCTGGAGACGAGACCTCCGAATGTTGAAGGCAAAGGGACTATAACTATTCGCGACTTGGTCCGCAACGCTTTGCGAATGAGGCCGGACCGGATAGTGGTAGGCGAGGTAAGGGGTGGAGAAGCCCTGGATATGCTGCAGGCTATGAACACCGGTCATGACGGATCGCTTACCACGGCCCATGCTAATTCTCCGCGAGACTTACTCTCTCGTCTGGAAACTATGGTCTTAATGTCGGGGATGGATTTGCCGGTACGGGCAATCAGAGAACAGATTGCTTCGGCTGTGGACTTGATTGTACAACAAAGTCGGTTGCGGGACGGTACGCGCAAAATTACTCATATCACTGAGGTTCAGGGAATGGAAGGAGAGGTTATTGTTCTACAGGATATTTTTGTATATGAGCAGACGGGAGTAGAAGGAGATGGAAAAGTATTGGGTCGCTTTCGAGCCACGGGAATACGACCTAGGTTCATGCCCCGGCTAGAAGCCATGGGCATCAGGTTGCCCGACGATATCTTTTCCCGGGCCGACTGGTAG
- a CDS encoding type II secretion system F family protein produces the protein MKLSPELGLVILSFTSAFFIGVALSILKDHRQARLRERYSRYSVEPNKDIKKQLPEFKVFIDIAGKLFKTKIEWGYLWRKLDLVLIQADAPFKVQEFLALELLSAMAVAGLFLTQRYLLGLSVLAGTLLFPALLLNRARAKRKQKLENQLPDTLILMANALQAGFSFTQAMEMISREMAAPIGNEFARTLQEIKLGSSTEQALLRLAQRTESSDVELMTTAVLIQRQVGGNLAEILNNIASTIKERIRIRGEIKTLTAQGRISGFIIGSLPLFLLAFLLIFNPQYIAVLFSTRAGRLLLGWGVISEVLGVILIRKIVNVQI, from the coding sequence GTGAAGCTTTCTCCCGAATTAGGTTTGGTGATTTTGTCTTTTACAAGTGCATTTTTTATCGGTGTAGCATTAAGTATCTTAAAAGATCACCGGCAGGCACGACTGCGGGAAAGATACAGCCGGTATTCAGTAGAACCGAATAAGGATATTAAGAAACAATTACCAGAATTCAAGGTATTCATAGATATAGCAGGCAAGCTATTTAAAACGAAGATTGAATGGGGTTACCTATGGCGGAAATTGGATTTGGTTTTAATTCAGGCTGATGCACCTTTTAAAGTGCAGGAGTTTCTAGCTCTAGAGCTCCTGTCCGCTATGGCCGTAGCAGGACTCTTTTTGACCCAAAGATATTTACTGGGCTTAAGCGTGCTTGCCGGCACGCTATTATTTCCGGCTCTGCTTTTGAATAGAGCTAGAGCTAAAAGAAAACAAAAGCTTGAGAATCAGTTGCCAGACACGCTAATTTTAATGGCCAACGCTCTTCAGGCCGGCTTCAGTTTTACCCAGGCCATGGAAATGATTAGCCGTGAAATGGCTGCTCCAATTGGTAATGAGTTTGCCAGGACCTTACAAGAGATTAAGCTGGGTTCATCAACGGAGCAGGCCCTGCTGCGTCTTGCTCAACGTACCGAAAGTTCGGACGTGGAATTGATGACAACTGCCGTTTTAATTCAACGGCAGGTAGGCGGAAATTTGGCAGAAATTTTGAATAATATCGCTTCAACCATCAAGGAAAGAATTAGAATTCGGGGTGAGATCAAAACTCTTACGGCGCAAGGCAGAATTTCTGGGTTTATTATCGGCAGTTTACCGTTATTCCTGTTAGCTTTCTTACTTATTTTCAATCCGCAATACATAGCTGTCCTTTTCAGTACCCGTGCCGGAAGGTTGTTGTTAGGTTGGGGGGTAATTTCCGAGGTACTAGGAGTAATTTTGATAAGGAAAATAGTTAATGTTCAGATATGA
- a CDS encoding type II secretion system F family protein: MEKIIGGLIFLSTVLLVQAVEGVIKEKNSGLRKRLRQNFNSEFDFRNVELNQPFLKRLGLPLIRKFADFLAEVIPGQKKEMLQLLLNQAGNPWGLNADEFTALRYLLALLIAILVMILALVFQDNIGSAIVYALFGFWTGRWVPDYYLKKKIRKRQEEISRSLPDVLDLLTVSIEAGLGFDGALSRVVEKYKGSLAEEFERVLKEFQIGKPRRECLRDFALRIGLEEVSTFVGAIIQAEQMGVSMSKVIRSQASQIRARRKQKIETQAMQAPIKMLLPLVLFIFPTLFIVLLGPAMLQIMQILGE, encoded by the coding sequence GTGGAGAAAATTATTGGAGGGTTAATATTCTTAAGTACGGTGCTTTTGGTTCAGGCGGTTGAAGGGGTAATTAAGGAAAAAAATTCTGGTCTTAGAAAACGCCTCCGACAAAATTTTAATTCTGAGTTCGATTTCCGAAATGTGGAATTAAATCAGCCTTTTTTAAAGCGGCTGGGGTTACCTCTAATAAGAAAATTCGCTGATTTTTTGGCTGAAGTTATCCCGGGACAAAAAAAGGAGATGTTACAACTGCTGCTCAACCAAGCAGGAAATCCTTGGGGGTTAAATGCAGATGAATTTACAGCTCTCAGGTATCTTCTGGCACTTTTGATTGCTATATTAGTAATGATTTTGGCCCTGGTTTTTCAGGATAATATTGGTAGTGCTATAGTCTATGCTCTCTTTGGATTTTGGACCGGTCGCTGGGTTCCAGACTATTATCTGAAGAAAAAGATCCGGAAGAGACAAGAAGAAATCTCTCGTTCATTACCGGATGTTTTAGACCTTCTGACCGTAAGTATAGAAGCAGGGCTGGGATTTGATGGCGCTTTGAGCAGGGTGGTGGAGAAATATAAAGGAAGCCTTGCCGAAGAGTTTGAGCGGGTACTGAAGGAGTTCCAGATAGGTAAACCGCGGCGGGAATGTCTGAGGGATTTTGCCTTGCGAATAGGTTTGGAAGAAGTTAGCACTTTCGTAGGGGCCATAATTCAAGCGGAACAGATGGGAGTCAGTATGAGTAAGGTTATACGTTCCCAGGCCAGCCAAATCCGGGCGCGGCGAAAGCAGAAAATAGAAACCCAGGCCATGCAGGCACCGATTAAAATGTTACTGCCTTTGGTACTTTTTATTTTTCCTACTCTGTTTATCGTTCTGCTCGGACCGGCCATGCTACAAATAATGCAAATCCTGGGGGAATGA
- a CDS encoding DUF192 domain-containing protein, with amino-acid sequence MKLYNVTRRRMLAEDLTVANSFFKRLRGLMRYPNFPKHQGLLLVPCRSVHTCFMRFAIDVVFLNSSFRVVFAISQLKPYRFSPWIREAQMAVELEPGILVTTGTGIGDQLAIIGRERGMLNER; translated from the coding sequence GTGAAATTATATAATGTTACCCGGAGAAGAATGTTGGCTGAAGATCTAACAGTTGCTAATTCCTTTTTTAAGCGATTAAGAGGGCTTATGAGATACCCAAATTTTCCAAAACACCAAGGATTACTTTTGGTACCCTGCCGGTCAGTGCATACGTGTTTTATGCGCTTTGCCATCGATGTAGTTTTCCTGAATTCCAGTTTTCGCGTAGTTTTTGCCATCAGCCAGTTAAAGCCGTACCGCTTCAGTCCGTGGATTAGAGAAGCGCAGATGGCGGTTGAACTGGAACCGGGTATTCTGGTTACGACCGGTACCGGCATAGGAGATCAGTTGGCAATCATTGGGCGAGAGAGAGGGATGCTTAATGAACGGTAA
- a CDS encoding ribonuclease HII, which produces FIAGLNDSKKLTAKQREQLEEEIKEKAIAWSVQVVSPVYIDRYNILQATFQAMRQAIEKLDMKPEHVLVDGVSIPNIDLPQTSIVKGDSKCASIAAASVLAKVARDRLMEEYDTLYPEYGFKQHKGYPTADHLDAIARYGPCPIHRKTFRGVKEYIR; this is translated from the coding sequence TTTATAGCGGGGTTAAACGATTCCAAGAAACTTACGGCTAAACAGAGAGAACAATTGGAGGAAGAAATTAAAGAAAAGGCGATAGCTTGGTCTGTACAAGTGGTGTCTCCGGTTTACATAGATCGCTATAATATTCTTCAAGCGACTTTTCAGGCTATGCGTCAAGCTATTGAGAAGCTGGATATGAAGCCAGAACACGTTCTGGTAGACGGGGTTAGTATACCAAATATTGATCTTCCGCAAACTAGTATTGTTAAGGGAGATAGCAAATGTGCCAGTATTGCTGCTGCTTCCGTTCTCGCCAAAGTAGCTAGAGACCGGCTGATGGAGGAATACGATACCCTTTATCCTGAGTACGGTTTCAAACAACATAAAGGTTATCCCACGGCTGATCACCTGGATGCTATCGCCCGCTATGGTCCCTGTCCCATCCACAGAAAAACATTTAGGGGGGTAAAAGAATATATCAGGTGA
- a CDS encoding NADH-quinone oxidoreductase subunit A, which produces MLKQFAGIGIFFLVGAVFPLVIFAVSWLVRPKRPSPQKLSTYECGLETQGPTWVQFKISYFLYALIFLLFDVETVFLYPWAVKFQVLGLFAFIEMLIFIAILVIGLWYAWKEGALEWK; this is translated from the coding sequence ATGCTTAAACAATTCGCTGGTATAGGCATCTTTTTCCTTGTTGGTGCTGTTTTCCCTTTGGTTATTTTTGCTGTAAGCTGGCTGGTAAGGCCTAAAAGACCGAGTCCCCAGAAACTTTCCACTTATGAATGCGGTTTGGAGACTCAGGGCCCGACGTGGGTGCAGTTTAAGATCAGCTATTTCCTTTATGCTTTAATATTTCTGCTCTTTGATGTAGAAACCGTTTTTCTTTATCCGTGGGCGGTTAAGTTTCAGGTTTTAGGTTTGTTCGCGTTTATTGAAATGCTTATATTTATAGCTATTTTAGTGATAGGCTTGTGGTATGCTTGGAAGGAAGGAGCATTAGAATGGAAGTGA
- a CDS encoding NADH-quinone oxidoreductase subunit B: MEVRDNQAEELVRNNIILASVEKVLNYARAHSFWPVTFGLACCAIEMMAAGGPRYDISRFGYEVFRPSPRQADLMIVAGTITKKMAPLVQRIYDQMAEPKYVIAMGSCAISGGPFVDSYNVVPGADTFLPVDVYIPGCPPRPEALIYGLLQLRQKVINPKVVRMRKHG; encoded by the coding sequence ATGGAAGTGAGAGATAATCAGGCGGAAGAACTGGTAAGAAACAATATTATTTTGGCTTCTGTGGAGAAGGTGCTCAATTACGCGAGAGCGCATTCTTTTTGGCCGGTAACCTTTGGTTTGGCCTGCTGCGCTATAGAAATGATGGCGGCGGGCGGTCCACGTTATGATATTTCCCGGTTTGGATATGAAGTTTTCCGGCCGTCGCCCCGCCAGGCTGATTTGATGATTGTTGCCGGAACTATTACCAAAAAGATGGCACCGCTGGTTCAAAGAATTTATGATCAAATGGCCGAACCGAAATATGTTATTGCCATGGGCAGTTGTGCTATTAGTGGAGGTCCTTTTGTGGACTCTTATAATGTGGTGCCTGGAGCCGATACTTTTCTACCGGTAGACGTTTATATTCCCGGCTGTCCACCTCGGCCGGAAGCTTTAATCTATGGACTGTTACAACTGCGCCAGAAAGTAATTAATCCCAAGGTGGTAAGGATGAGAAAACATGGATAA
- a CDS encoding NADH-quinone oxidoreductase subunit C — protein MDNIKLLVDKLNKRFSGDVEVAEGDPVTLLVPVGHLVSVMKELKDDKEFGFNMLMDITAVDYPENFFVVYHLMSMEKGLLLRVKVKVGKEQPKVPSLVSLWSAADVQEREVYDLMGIKFEGHPNLKRILCPDDFEGHPLRKDYKAQARN, from the coding sequence ATGGATAATATTAAACTATTGGTGGATAAATTAAACAAAAGGTTCTCCGGTGATGTGGAAGTTGCGGAAGGAGATCCGGTGACGCTACTGGTTCCGGTAGGACACCTAGTTTCTGTTATGAAGGAGCTTAAGGATGATAAGGAGTTTGGTTTTAACATGCTCATGGACATTACGGCGGTGGACTATCCGGAAAACTTTTTCGTGGTTTACCACCTAATGTCAATGGAAAAAGGTCTCCTGTTAAGGGTTAAAGTTAAAGTGGGGAAAGAGCAACCAAAAGTTCCTTCCTTGGTATCCCTGTGGTCTGCTGCCGACGTCCAGGAGCGAGAGGTCTACGACCTCATGGGTATCAAATTTGAAGGACATCCGAATCTGAAGCGCATTTTGTGCCCCGATGACTTTGAAGGGCACCCCTTGAGAAAAGATTATAAAGCGCAGGCAAGGAACTAG
- a CDS encoding NADH-quinone oxidoreductase subunit D, producing the protein MENPKEKVLRTQEITLNMGPQHPSTHGVYRAILTLDGETVVDVENVVGYLHRGVEKLAEDRTYTQFIPYTDRMDYLAALINEMGYVQAVEKLMGIEVPERAEYIRVIMAELQRIASHMVFVGSMALDVAGFTGWMYAFRDRERILDLFDMVAGGRLTINYMRIGGVADDLPEEFIPALRKILAELPACFDEYDGLVTGNEIFQARCKGVGVIDAETAINYGFTGPNLRACGVPFDLRKVTPYGIYDRFDFEVPVGENGDTFDRFVMRIQEMRQSVRIIEQAVRDLPEGPIMAKVPKVIKPPAGEVYHQIEGAKGILGYYIVSDGSSKPYRLHVHSPSFVNLGAFPLLARGGNIQDAVAALASIDIVLGEVDR; encoded by the coding sequence ATGGAAAATCCAAAAGAAAAGGTGTTGCGAACTCAAGAAATCACCCTGAACATGGGCCCTCAACATCCCAGTACCCACGGTGTTTACCGCGCTATTTTAACCCTTGACGGGGAAACAGTGGTAGACGTAGAAAACGTGGTTGGCTACCTGCACCGGGGCGTAGAAAAGCTGGCCGAGGATCGAACTTATACCCAGTTTATTCCTTATACGGACAGAATGGATTACCTAGCAGCATTGATCAACGAAATGGGCTATGTTCAGGCCGTGGAAAAGCTTATGGGTATTGAGGTTCCGGAAAGGGCAGAATATATCCGAGTTATTATGGCGGAACTGCAACGGATTGCCAGCCATATGGTATTTGTGGGAAGTATGGCGCTTGACGTTGCAGGTTTCACCGGGTGGATGTATGCTTTCCGAGACAGGGAACGCATTCTTGACCTCTTTGACATGGTGGCCGGTGGTCGGCTGACCATCAATTACATGAGAATTGGTGGAGTGGCGGATGATCTGCCCGAAGAATTTATACCTGCTTTAAGGAAGATTCTGGCTGAACTTCCGGCTTGCTTTGATGAATACGACGGATTGGTTACCGGAAATGAAATTTTTCAGGCTCGGTGCAAGGGAGTAGGGGTTATTGATGCTGAGACTGCCATTAACTATGGCTTTACTGGTCCCAACTTACGAGCCTGTGGTGTGCCTTTCGACCTGCGTAAAGTAACTCCTTACGGAATTTACGATCGGTTTGATTTTGAAGTGCCGGTAGGGGAGAATGGCGATACCTTTGACCGCTTCGTAATGCGAATACAAGAAATGCGCCAGAGTGTAAGAATAATTGAGCAGGCGGTACGAGACTTGCCGGAAGGCCCTATAATGGCTAAAGTTCCTAAAGTAATTAAGCCTCCGGCAGGTGAGGTTTATCATCAAATCGAAGGTGCCAAGGGAATATTAGGCTACTACATTGTTAGTGACGGCTCCTCCAAGCCTTACCGCTTGCACGTACATTCGCCATCTTTTGTCAACCTAGGAGCTTTTCCCCTGTTGGCTAGGGGTGGAAATATTCAGGATGCAGTAGCGGCCCTTGCTTCTATTGACATTGTTCTTGGTGAAGTAGACCGGTAA
- the nuoH gene encoding NADH-quinone oxidoreductase subunit NuoH has translation MEKLNYLFVDLAQSLRSWFAGMGLSPFAIDMLVVLVAVVGIITFVLLNVLYLVYLERKISAYFQDRLGPNRVGPRGLLQTTMDVLKLIGKEDIRPTVADRWVFFLAPVIVFVPAVMMYAVVPFGEGMIAVDLNIGIFYFIAISSTTTIAFLMAGWGSNNKYSLLGGMRTVAQMVSYEIPLVFSLLGVIMLTGSLKMSDIVAAQKDMWFIVLQPVAFLIFFIAATAELNRGPFDLPEGEQEIIAGPHTEYSGMKFAMFFLAEYANLVSVSAIAVTLFLGGWRGPWLPSWLWFLIKLYGMILLFMWVRWTYPRIRIDHLMHLNWKFLLPLSFVNILVTGVGIKLYQWYQAMGWGW, from the coding sequence ATGGAAAAACTTAATTATCTTTTTGTGGACTTGGCTCAAAGTTTGAGGTCTTGGTTTGCTGGAATGGGGTTGTCTCCGTTCGCAATCGACATGTTAGTTGTTTTGGTAGCTGTGGTGGGGATCATAACTTTTGTTTTATTAAATGTTCTTTACCTGGTGTATCTCGAAAGAAAAATTAGTGCCTATTTTCAGGATCGTTTGGGGCCCAACCGCGTTGGTCCCCGAGGCCTGCTGCAGACGACCATGGACGTACTGAAGCTAATCGGTAAAGAGGATATCAGGCCTACAGTTGCCGACCGTTGGGTATTCTTCTTGGCTCCGGTGATCGTTTTTGTTCCGGCGGTCATGATGTACGCGGTAGTTCCTTTTGGGGAAGGAATGATCGCGGTTGACCTTAACATAGGAATATTTTATTTTATTGCTATCTCATCTACCACCACTATTGCTTTCCTAATGGCCGGCTGGGGATCGAACAATAAGTATTCTTTACTCGGCGGCATGCGGACGGTAGCGCAAATGGTTAGCTATGAGATACCGCTAGTGTTTTCTTTACTGGGAGTAATCATGCTGACCGGTTCCCTAAAAATGTCCGATATTGTAGCCGCTCAAAAAGACATGTGGTTTATCGTTCTACAGCCGGTAGCGTTCCTAATATTCTTTATCGCCGCCACGGCGGAACTCAACCGAGGGCCTTTTGACTTGCCGGAAGGAGAGCAGGAGATTATAGCCGGACCTCATACGGAATACAGTGGAATGAAATTTGCCATGTTTTTCCTGGCCGAATATGCCAATCTAGTATCCGTGTCTGCTATTGCGGTAACCCTTTTCCTTGGTGGTTGGCGAGGTCCTTGGCTACCTTCCTGGCTATGGTTTTTGATAAAGCTTTACGGTATGATTTTACTGTTTATGTGGGTGCGGTGGACCTATCCGCGTATAAGGATTGACCATTTAATGCATCTTAATTGGAAATTCTTGCTGCCACTATCTTTTGTTAATATTTTGGTTACCGGCGTGGGCATAAAACTTTATCAGTGGTACCAGGCGATGGGATGGGGATGGTGA
- a CDS encoding NuoI/complex I 23 kDa subunit family protein, whose amino-acid sequence MYGQGLLKGLGITLKHLFGKAVTEQYPDQRPNLSPRFHGSFALDVEKCIACGICAKACPNNVIKIASSKGENKKRRLDDYKIELGYCLFCGLCVESCPTDAINFTQDFELASYTRQDTVLHLYNRASHETDGSGESDLACCQGTEG is encoded by the coding sequence ATGTACGGTCAAGGTTTACTGAAAGGGTTGGGCATAACTTTAAAGCATCTTTTCGGCAAAGCGGTGACGGAGCAATACCCCGATCAACGGCCTAATCTATCTCCGCGTTTTCACGGGTCATTTGCTTTGGATGTTGAAAAATGTATTGCCTGCGGCATTTGTGCCAAGGCTTGTCCTAATAATGTCATAAAAATTGCCAGCAGCAAAGGTGAAAACAAGAAGCGTCGATTGGATGACTACAAAATAGAGTTGGGATATTGTCTATTCTGTGGGCTCTGCGTAGAAAGTTGCCCCACCGACGCCATTAATTTTACCCAGGATTTTGAGTTGGCTTCATACACTCGGCAAGATACGGTACTCCATCTTTATAACCGGGCCAGTCATGAAACTGACGGCAGCGGGGAAAGCGATTTGGCCTGTTGCCAGGGGACAGAGGGGTGA